A single genomic interval of Shewanella psychropiezotolerans harbors:
- a CDS encoding LysR family transcriptional regulator, whose product MTRIDDLILFAQVVEQGSFSRVAEQNSLTNSVVSKRIARLEKDLGVQLLYRTTRKLTLSEAGKKLYKGAANVQQVATEAINTVSGFGESITGHIKMSVPTISGELLLADAVAEFCAQYPGMTVDMSLENLFVDLIEDNYDLVIRTGYLEDSSLIARHIIESQWIICASPGYIKHHGRPTEPEALIDYNCLQYAYQTTGASEWEFKGDEGDYILKIKGNFTTDNASALRKAALGGYGIAYVPRCLVYHDLLKGDLIDVMPNQVAKKLGVYAVYPFTRKPPKKIRLLIEHIRQRYLAISEYF is encoded by the coding sequence ATGACAAGAATTGATGACTTAATTTTATTTGCTCAAGTGGTTGAGCAAGGTTCATTCAGCCGAGTTGCAGAACAGAATTCACTGACCAATTCGGTGGTGAGTAAAAGAATTGCACGATTAGAGAAAGATCTTGGTGTTCAACTTCTCTATCGAACAACCCGAAAGCTGACATTAAGTGAAGCGGGAAAAAAGTTGTACAAAGGGGCAGCCAATGTCCAGCAAGTCGCAACTGAAGCCATCAATACCGTCTCTGGATTTGGTGAAAGCATCACAGGTCACATTAAAATGTCGGTACCGACGATCTCTGGAGAGCTGCTCTTAGCCGATGCCGTTGCCGAATTTTGTGCTCAGTACCCAGGAATGACCGTCGATATGTCACTGGAAAATCTTTTTGTCGACCTGATCGAAGATAACTACGATCTTGTCATCCGAACCGGTTATTTAGAAGACTCAAGTTTAATCGCCCGTCACATCATAGAGTCACAATGGATCATTTGCGCCAGCCCGGGTTACATCAAACACCACGGCCGGCCCACGGAGCCTGAAGCATTAATAGACTATAATTGTTTGCAGTACGCCTACCAGACAACAGGGGCAAGCGAATGGGAGTTCAAAGGCGATGAGGGGGACTATATTCTTAAAATTAAAGGCAACTTTACCACTGACAATGCCTCCGCCCTTAGAAAAGCCGCTTTAGGCGGATATGGCATAGCTTATGTACCTCGGTGCTTGGTTTACCACGATCTGTTAAAGGGTGATTTAATCGATGTGATGCCTAATCAAGTCGCAAAAAAACTTGGCGTTTATGCTGTTTATCCTTTTACGCGTAAACCACCGAAGAAGATACGCCTACTAATAGAACATATACGTCAACGTTACTTAGCTATCAGTGAGTATTTTTAA
- a CDS encoding HEPN domain-containing protein, producing the protein MLYDTGNFTLDEAKELTTKEHHDLAQEYLDYWLQGADEFFINFRFMLESGFLNKAAFVLHQVTESFYSAILLVFTCYKPNSHDLKKLGGRVASIELEFITVFPMGTEEDRQRFKLLRKAYVDARYKLSYVIILEELEWLGERVEYLQALTERLCKAKNASYLE; encoded by the coding sequence ATGTTGTATGACACCGGTAACTTTACCCTTGATGAAGCCAAAGAACTGACGACAAAGGAACATCATGATTTAGCACAGGAATATTTGGATTATTGGCTTCAGGGAGCTGATGAGTTTTTTATTAATTTTAGGTTTATGTTGGAATCAGGTTTCTTAAACAAAGCTGCATTCGTGTTACATCAAGTCACCGAATCTTTCTATAGTGCCATATTATTAGTCTTTACCTGCTATAAACCCAATAGCCATGATTTAAAAAAATTAGGCGGTCGAGTGGCCAGTATTGAGCTTGAGTTTATCACGGTGTTCCCGATGGGGACCGAAGAGGATCGTCAGCGCTTTAAACTGTTGCGTAAAGCTTATGTCGATGCTCGCTATAAACTCAGTTATGTGATCATCTTGGAAGAACTCGAATGGTTAGGTGAGCGAGTGGAATATTTGCAAGCGCTCACAGAACGTCTGTGTAAAGCCAAGAACGCCAGTTATTTGGAGTAA
- a CDS encoding L-lactate permease, with protein sequence MNQTLLALIAFTPIVVAGVLLLPLNWPAKRAMPVAFIMTVIIALFSWEMSVTRVLASSLQGLGITVSVLWIIFGAIFLLNTLKHTGAISAIRNGFTGISADRRVQAIIIAWCFGSFIEGASGFGTPAAIAAPLLVAIGFPAMAAILMGMMIQSTPVSFGAVGTPIIVGVNKGLDTHNITEALVANGSNWDFYLQEITTNVSLIHAAVGTFIPVLMAMMLTRFFGEKRSWAEGLDILPFALFSGLAFTIPYALTGMFLGAEFPSLIGGLVSLAIVVSAAKKDFLVPKKTWDFEKEARWPAEWIGSLKMEIKEDNQPMNLVLAWTPYVLLALILVASRVSVDLKGLLQGVSFSFNHILGEIGVSTTIQPLYLPGGILVFVALLAALLQSGSLKPMACALGESSKTLMGAGFVLMFTIPMVRIFINSGVNAADLASMPMTTAHLVSGVMGDFFPGFSASIGALGAFIAGSNTVSNMMFSQFQFEVAHTLAVSSAAMVSLQAVGAAAGNMIAIHNVVAASATVGLLGREGATLRKTIIPTLYYLIITGIVGLIMIYGFHITDALMVSESH encoded by the coding sequence ATGAACCAAACCCTACTCGCGTTAATCGCATTTACCCCAATTGTGGTCGCAGGAGTCCTCCTCCTTCCCCTTAACTGGCCAGCAAAACGAGCAATGCCAGTTGCTTTTATAATGACCGTGATTATTGCGCTATTTAGCTGGGAGATGTCAGTCACCCGTGTACTTGCTTCATCACTGCAAGGTTTGGGCATTACGGTTTCAGTGTTGTGGATCATCTTTGGTGCCATTTTTTTACTGAATACGTTGAAGCATACTGGAGCAATAAGTGCGATACGCAATGGTTTCACTGGTATCTCAGCCGATAGACGTGTCCAAGCCATTATTATTGCTTGGTGTTTTGGCTCTTTTATTGAGGGGGCATCCGGCTTCGGCACACCAGCGGCTATCGCCGCACCGCTGTTAGTGGCAATAGGTTTCCCTGCAATGGCAGCCATATTGATGGGGATGATGATCCAATCGACTCCGGTTTCATTTGGTGCGGTTGGCACGCCGATTATCGTGGGGGTAAACAAAGGGCTCGATACCCATAACATCACAGAAGCCCTTGTTGCTAATGGCTCAAATTGGGACTTCTATTTACAAGAAATCACCACCAATGTCTCGTTAATCCACGCCGCTGTCGGGACTTTTATTCCCGTATTAATGGCCATGATGTTAACTCGGTTTTTTGGTGAAAAAAGAAGCTGGGCCGAAGGTCTGGATATCTTGCCTTTTGCACTATTTTCAGGCTTAGCTTTTACTATCCCCTATGCATTAACCGGAATGTTTCTTGGGGCTGAATTTCCCTCGCTTATCGGTGGTTTAGTGAGTCTGGCAATAGTGGTGTCTGCGGCTAAGAAAGATTTTCTTGTTCCTAAAAAAACATGGGATTTTGAAAAGGAAGCACGCTGGCCAGCGGAGTGGATTGGCTCATTAAAAATGGAGATTAAAGAGGATAACCAGCCGATGAATCTGGTATTGGCTTGGACTCCCTATGTACTGTTGGCGCTTATCTTGGTCGCTAGCCGTGTGAGTGTAGATTTAAAAGGTTTACTGCAAGGAGTGAGCTTCTCTTTTAATCACATCCTTGGAGAGATTGGGGTCAGTACGACTATTCAGCCACTTTATCTACCCGGTGGTATTCTTGTGTTTGTCGCCTTGCTGGCCGCCTTACTGCAATCTGGCAGTTTAAAGCCGATGGCTTGTGCATTGGGTGAGTCGAGTAAAACCTTGATGGGGGCAGGTTTCGTCCTTATGTTTACGATTCCTATGGTGCGGATTTTCATTAACTCTGGCGTTAACGCCGCCGACTTAGCCAGCATGCCGATGACTACGGCTCACTTAGTGTCAGGTGTTATGGGAGACTTTTTTCCTGGGTTTAGTGCCAGTATTGGTGCTTTAGGAGCATTTATTGCTGGCTCAAATACAGTGTCGAACATGATGTTTAGCCAGTTTCAGTTCGAGGTTGCTCATACGTTAGCGGTGTCGAGTGCTGCGATGGTGTCACTGCAAGCGGTTGGGGCGGCGGCAGGAAACATGATTGCCATCCATAATGTGGTAGCCGCTTCTGCCACGGTTGGTCTTCTGGGTCGAGAAGGAGCAACTTTACGTAAAACCATTATTCCCACTCTGTATTATCTTATTATCACCGGCATTGTGGGGCTAATTATGATTTACGGTTTTCATATTACCGATGCACTAATGGTTAGTGAGTCACACTGA
- the smpB gene encoding SsrA-binding protein SmpB, with product MAKKNAKKSKNSSASIARNKRATFDYKFEEKMEAGLSLMGWEVKSIRMGKVNLSESYVFMREGEAFLFGCTIAPLNTASTHVVCDPMRSRKLLLKRKELDKLQGLVDRKGYSIVPISMYWQKGAWVKIEIGLGKGKKEHDKRDDTKDREWQIEKARTMKKAVRGE from the coding sequence ATGGCTAAGAAAAATGCAAAAAAATCAAAAAACTCCTCCGCATCGATTGCCCGTAATAAACGCGCAACCTTCGACTATAAATTCGAAGAGAAGATGGAAGCAGGTCTGTCCCTAATGGGATGGGAAGTTAAGTCTATTCGAATGGGCAAGGTTAACTTGTCTGAAAGCTATGTGTTTATGAGAGAAGGCGAAGCCTTTCTCTTCGGTTGTACCATAGCGCCATTGAATACCGCATCAACCCATGTCGTCTGTGATCCTATGCGCTCGCGTAAACTTCTGCTCAAACGAAAAGAGCTAGATAAGTTACAAGGGCTCGTCGATCGTAAGGGCTACTCTATCGTACCTATCTCTATGTACTGGCAGAAAGGTGCCTGGGTCAAAATCGAGATAGGTCTAGGTAAAGGTAAGAAAGAACACGATAAGCGTGACGATACTAAAGATCGTGAATGGCAGATTGAAAAAGCTCGAACAATGAAAAAAGCCGTACGTGGTGAATAG
- a CDS encoding RnfH family protein: protein MNIEQEGFAVEVIYALPTQQKRIQIKVAPGTSCIEAVELSGMITYFPEIDLETVKLGIFSRAVKHNEVLMPGQRVEIYRPLIADPKDVRRRRAEKAKEEGRINKITGGKI from the coding sequence ATGAACATAGAGCAGGAAGGTTTTGCGGTAGAGGTTATCTATGCCTTACCCACACAGCAAAAACGTATCCAGATAAAAGTGGCGCCAGGAACTAGCTGTATTGAAGCGGTGGAATTGAGCGGCATGATTACCTATTTCCCTGAAATCGACCTTGAAACGGTCAAGCTAGGGATTTTTAGCCGTGCGGTTAAGCATAACGAAGTCTTAATGCCCGGGCAGAGGGTAGAGATTTATCGTCCCTTGATTGCTGATCCGAAAGATGTACGACGTCGTCGTGCCGAAAAAGCGAAAGAGGAAGGCCGGATAAATAAGATCACGGGCGGAAAGATATAG
- a CDS encoding SAM-dependent methyltransferase — translation MPTLQNSTCHQGSLVCVGTGLNLAGQISVLSKSYIENADVVFSLVPDGFAQRWLETLNSDVRSLQPYYAQGDETKSRRDTYDQMVQAILNAVRDGKKVVCALYGHPGVFACVSHFAIELARGEGYRAKMEPGISAEACLWADLGIDPGHSGHQSFEASQFMFYKHTPDPTTHLLLWQIGIAGEHTLTEFHTSSDRLQVLVEQLNEWYPLDHEIILYEAATLPVQQPRIDKLPLKNLPFAQLSAISTLLIPPSRKLEINHDILAKLGITVADLG, via the coding sequence ATGCCGACGCTACAAAATAGTACATGTCACCAAGGTAGCCTAGTTTGTGTCGGTACTGGCCTCAATCTAGCTGGTCAGATAAGTGTTCTCAGCAAGAGTTATATAGAAAATGCCGATGTGGTGTTTTCGCTCGTGCCAGATGGGTTTGCACAGCGTTGGCTGGAAACCCTCAATAGTGATGTTCGTAGCCTGCAGCCTTACTATGCTCAAGGTGACGAAACTAAAAGCCGTCGTGATACTTATGACCAGATGGTACAAGCCATTTTAAATGCGGTTCGCGATGGCAAGAAAGTGGTTTGTGCACTCTACGGTCATCCAGGTGTATTTGCCTGTGTATCTCACTTTGCCATCGAGCTGGCGAGGGGAGAGGGATACAGGGCTAAGATGGAGCCGGGTATTTCGGCGGAGGCCTGTTTATGGGCCGACTTAGGAATAGATCCAGGTCATTCTGGTCATCAGAGTTTTGAAGCGAGTCAGTTTATGTTTTACAAACATACACCGGACCCAACGACACACCTATTATTGTGGCAGATAGGCATCGCAGGTGAGCACACCTTGACTGAGTTTCATACGTCATCGGATCGCTTGCAAGTCTTGGTGGAACAGCTAAATGAATGGTATCCACTCGATCATGAAATCATCCTCTATGAAGCAGCAACTCTACCGGTACAGCAACCTAGAATTGACAAGTTACCCCTGAAAAATCTTCCTTTCGCACAGTTAAGCGCCATCAGTACCTTGCTTATTCCGCCGTCGAGAAAGCTTGAGATTAACCATGATATCTTAGCCAAGTTAGGCATCACCGTCGCGGATTTAGGGTAA
- a CDS encoding winged helix-turn-helix domain-containing protein has translation MDNQQELEIFDIANKYLFNTQTHKLTAKTNNGKAVVELGLNESRLLTLLIKHEGAPVTREKILHEVWKKRGLVVDETSVNQTISQIRKQLNDDAKVQAIIKTLPKLGYSLSPGVSVKRLSQAEAEATYPSKPCMLSKKSILVQVAIAAALAITLNVIFSLNSVDTSLQNATTPWTEAKIAGVNLLQLQHNPINKTLTPLIEKCVHAFLTQSPNQIDTLLISSDENRSLTLMPLIQGSSKTLVTILNRDIAPGENTCFLK, from the coding sequence TTGGATAATCAACAGGAACTAGAGATTTTTGATATTGCAAATAAATACCTCTTTAACACACAGACTCATAAACTCACGGCAAAGACCAATAACGGAAAAGCGGTCGTTGAGCTGGGGTTAAATGAATCTAGATTGCTCACCCTCCTGATTAAACATGAGGGAGCGCCAGTAACTCGCGAGAAAATATTACACGAGGTCTGGAAGAAACGGGGATTAGTGGTCGATGAAACTAGTGTCAATCAGACTATTTCACAGATCAGAAAACAGCTCAATGACGATGCAAAAGTGCAGGCAATCATTAAGACCTTACCAAAATTAGGTTACTCGCTTTCACCAGGCGTTAGCGTAAAAAGGTTGTCGCAAGCAGAAGCAGAAGCCACCTATCCCAGTAAGCCATGCATGCTCAGCAAAAAATCTATCTTGGTGCAGGTTGCAATTGCTGCCGCACTGGCCATAACGTTGAATGTAATTTTCTCATTAAACTCTGTTGACACCTCGCTACAGAACGCAACCACGCCTTGGACCGAAGCCAAAATTGCTGGGGTCAATTTGTTACAGTTGCAGCATAATCCGATCAACAAAACGCTAACTCCCCTGATAGAAAAATGCGTGCATGCTTTCCTCACGCAGTCCCCCAATCAGATAGATACGTTACTCATTTCTTCCGACGAAAATAGATCACTGACCTTAATGCCACTAATACAAGGAAGTAGCAAGACATTGGTCACAATACTAAACAGAGACATCGCGCCAGGAGAGAACACATGTTTTCTGAAATAA
- a CDS encoding SRPBCC family protein, with product MPQISRSVLVRFSAMQMYEIVNDVESYKEFLPGCVGGKVLEFDGETMLASVDVSKAGISKTFTTRNQVIPGKSIQLSLENGPFKHLLGEWRFTELTEDACKIDFELSFEFSNSLVELAFGKVFKELMSSMVTAFTGRAKVIYR from the coding sequence ATGCCCCAAATATCCCGCAGTGTGTTAGTGCGCTTTAGCGCAATGCAGATGTATGAAATCGTCAATGATGTTGAATCCTATAAAGAGTTTTTGCCCGGTTGTGTCGGTGGCAAGGTGCTCGAGTTTGACGGTGAGACTATGCTCGCATCTGTAGATGTGTCCAAAGCTGGTATTAGTAAAACCTTCACTACCCGTAATCAAGTCATACCGGGTAAGAGTATTCAGCTTTCTTTAGAAAATGGCCCTTTCAAGCATTTGCTCGGCGAGTGGCGCTTCACTGAATTGACCGAAGATGCCTGCAAGATAGATTTCGAGTTAAGTTTCGAGTTCTCTAACTCTCTCGTTGAACTGGCTTTCGGCAAGGTGTTTAAAGAGTTGATGTCATCTATGGTGACGGCGTTTACCGGCAGAGCGAAAGTGATCTATCGATAG
- a CDS encoding LutB/LldF family L-lactate oxidation iron-sulfur protein, with amino-acid sequence MSHSSAGPELFHSQAKAALGDPQLRQNFRGAMDYLQYKRKSAFHDPVEEDKIRDLSEAIRQRCLSKLPQLLELLDTTCTRNGIQVHWAENSNEANDIIARIAQRHEAKLIIKGKSMVSEEIELNHEMAKLGVECLESDMGEYIVQLDGDKPSHIIMPAIHKNKQEVSDTFARHLDNFTPTLDVDELIQTGRTRLRQKFYDADIGLSGVNFAVAETGSLCLVENEGNGRMCTTVPKVHIAITGIEKVVEFLSDVPPLYSALTRSATGQAITTYFNIISSPRKSGERDGPLEVHLVLLDNGRTQAYQDVDMRKTLQCIRCGACMNHCPVYTRIGGHAYGTVYPGPIGQIISPHLMGLDKTKELVTASSFCGACAEVCPVRIPIPDILQRLRTAAKNPPEADMMSMTGQASAASTLESLAMKGFAFAATTPTIYHAGTWSATKLKGLMPDNIGPWTQCRTSPKFADKTLHQLIKTRNKKKGETS; translated from the coding sequence ATGAGTCATTCATCAGCGGGTCCTGAACTGTTTCATTCTCAAGCTAAAGCAGCGCTTGGCGATCCTCAGTTGCGGCAGAACTTTCGTGGGGCAATGGATTACCTGCAGTACAAACGTAAAAGCGCCTTTCATGATCCTGTCGAAGAGGACAAAATTCGCGACCTATCTGAAGCGATACGTCAGCGTTGCTTGAGTAAATTACCTCAACTGCTCGAGCTGTTGGACACTACCTGTACCCGAAATGGTATTCAGGTACATTGGGCGGAAAATAGTAACGAAGCCAATGATATTATTGCCAGAATAGCTCAACGTCATGAGGCCAAATTGATCATTAAAGGCAAATCCATGGTGAGTGAAGAGATTGAGCTCAATCATGAGATGGCCAAGTTGGGTGTTGAATGTTTGGAGAGTGATATGGGGGAGTATATCGTCCAACTCGATGGCGACAAACCTTCTCATATCATCATGCCTGCTATCCATAAAAATAAGCAAGAGGTGAGTGATACCTTTGCACGTCACTTAGATAATTTCACGCCTACACTCGATGTCGATGAGCTAATTCAAACGGGACGTACTCGCCTCAGGCAGAAATTCTACGATGCTGACATTGGTCTCTCAGGGGTTAATTTTGCAGTCGCCGAAACTGGCAGTTTATGTTTGGTAGAAAATGAAGGCAATGGCCGCATGTGTACCACTGTCCCTAAGGTTCATATCGCCATTACCGGTATAGAGAAAGTCGTTGAGTTTTTATCCGATGTGCCGCCGTTGTACAGTGCCTTGACTCGCTCAGCCACAGGACAAGCTATCACCACTTACTTTAATATCATCAGTTCTCCACGCAAAAGTGGGGAGCGAGATGGTCCTCTGGAGGTGCATCTTGTCTTGTTAGATAATGGCCGAACTCAGGCTTATCAAGATGTAGACATGCGTAAAACGTTGCAATGTATCCGCTGCGGAGCCTGCATGAATCATTGCCCTGTTTATACTCGTATTGGCGGACATGCTTACGGCACAGTGTATCCAGGTCCGATAGGTCAAATTATCTCACCGCATCTTATGGGACTAGATAAGACAAAAGAGTTAGTGACGGCCTCTAGCTTTTGCGGGGCTTGCGCTGAAGTCTGCCCGGTTCGCATTCCTATTCCTGATATATTGCAGCGATTACGTACCGCAGCAAAAAATCCCCCAGAGGCAGATATGATGTCGATGACAGGTCAAGCCTCTGCGGCCAGTACCTTAGAGTCATTAGCGATGAAAGGTTTTGCGTTTGCCGCGACGACCCCCACGATCTATCACGCTGGAACGTGGTCGGCAACGAAACTCAAAGGCTTAATGCCTGACAATATAGGCCCATGGACACAATGTCGGACCTCGCCCAAATTTGCCGATAAAACCTTGCATCAGCTTATAAAAACGCGTAACAAAAAAAAGGGAGAGACATCATGA
- a CDS encoding (Fe-S)-binding protein: MRIYPAKPNTVYFYGTCLVDMFDPEAGLDAISLLEQQGLEVIFIEKQTCCGQPAYSSGYTKEAKLIAQHQMDLFIEPWPVIVLSGSCGGMMHHHYRRLYQGDSTQAKVEQFCNRVFELTEFLVNVCRIKLEDKGDATSVVMHTSCAARREMMVHVTATQLLNQLQNVELKEQAYESECCGFGGTFAVRHPHISQAMVEDKTRHLSETKATVLVSADWGCLLNINGAFEYQGQLMKGRHIASFLLERTGGK; this comes from the coding sequence ATGCGGATCTATCCGGCAAAACCTAATACCGTGTACTTTTATGGCACTTGTCTCGTGGATATGTTCGATCCAGAGGCGGGACTCGATGCCATAAGCTTACTTGAGCAGCAAGGCCTGGAGGTGATTTTTATCGAAAAACAAACCTGCTGTGGTCAGCCTGCTTATAGCTCAGGTTATACCAAGGAGGCCAAACTTATCGCACAACATCAGATGGATCTGTTTATCGAGCCTTGGCCCGTGATTGTGTTGTCGGGGTCCTGTGGGGGCATGATGCATCACCATTATCGTCGCCTTTACCAAGGTGATAGCACCCAAGCGAAAGTGGAGCAATTTTGCAACCGTGTATTTGAGCTTACTGAATTTTTGGTCAATGTGTGTCGAATTAAACTCGAAGACAAAGGGGATGCGACGTCTGTGGTGATGCACACTTCATGTGCTGCTCGCCGTGAAATGATGGTCCACGTGACTGCGACTCAGTTATTAAACCAGCTGCAAAATGTAGAGCTTAAAGAACAAGCCTATGAAAGTGAATGCTGCGGTTTCGGGGGCACTTTTGCGGTGCGCCATCCTCACATCAGTCAGGCTATGGTGGAAGATAAGACACGTCATTTATCTGAGACGAAAGCGACGGTGCTGGTCAGTGCTGACTGGGGATGTTTATTGAATATTAATGGGGCCTTTGAGTATCAGGGACAATTGATGAAAGGTCGTCATATTGCCAGCTTTTTACTCGAACGTACCGGAGGCAAGTGA
- a CDS encoding outer membrane protein assembly factor BamE, translating to MTIKKKSLTLLGAAALSLSVTGCSVFDWLIYKPDIPQGNYMETQQVEKLRIEMTKEQVEYILGRPVLRDSFSDDTWYYVYHYKSGRDASIIHKELIIHFENDILIKVVGDYDLAEDFDTPLDQSRLPDASMLETEVENNEEPLIPEQRPDTKPLVEENDPESQAEKKFE from the coding sequence ATGACAATTAAAAAGAAGAGCCTTACCCTTTTGGGCGCCGCTGCGCTCTCGTTATCAGTAACAGGATGTAGTGTATTTGACTGGCTGATCTATAAGCCAGATATTCCACAAGGTAACTACATGGAAACTCAGCAGGTAGAGAAACTGCGTATTGAGATGACCAAGGAGCAAGTTGAATACATACTAGGCAGACCCGTATTACGTGACAGCTTTTCCGACGATACTTGGTATTACGTGTATCACTATAAGAGTGGACGTGATGCCAGCATCATACACAAAGAGCTGATCATTCACTTTGAAAATGACATTCTGATTAAAGTGGTAGGGGATTACGATCTTGCGGAAGATTTTGATACACCACTAGACCAGAGCCGTCTTCCTGATGCGTCTATGCTAGAAACTGAAGTTGAAAACAATGAAGAGCCATTGATCCCGGAGCAGCGTCCTGATACTAAGCCATTAGTAGAAGAGAATGATCCTGAATCTCAAGCAGAAAAGAAGTTTGAATAG
- a CDS encoding LutC/YkgG family protein, which produces MSLTTPSMVAKRAILARLNRVKLPPIEKETLSYPRWKTQNEQLLKQRFISGLSANHAEVICVNSSEITATLALVISRKGCQRVALGSACDETLSDSPPSDCTAYHCERGEFYAEILAGARHCELLRFESVFEELKSRLFNEVDAGITHCFGGIADTGTLVLWPDRAEPRTLSLIPPCHIALIKRSTIVSNFAGMMIDQAWQEKMPTNIVLVSGPSKTADIQQTLAYGAHGPSQLIVILIEDR; this is translated from the coding sequence ATGAGTCTAACGACCCCCAGCATGGTAGCTAAACGGGCAATATTAGCTCGACTTAACCGGGTTAAGCTCCCTCCCATAGAGAAAGAAACCTTGAGTTATCCAAGGTGGAAAACCCAAAATGAGCAATTACTAAAACAACGATTTATCTCGGGCTTATCGGCGAATCATGCAGAGGTTATTTGCGTCAACTCATCAGAAATAACTGCAACACTGGCACTGGTAATTAGTCGTAAGGGATGTCAGAGAGTTGCGTTAGGGAGTGCTTGTGATGAAACCTTGAGTGATAGCCCCCCTAGTGACTGCACTGCTTATCACTGCGAAAGGGGGGAGTTTTATGCTGAGATACTTGCAGGGGCTCGCCACTGTGAGTTACTTCGGTTTGAATCCGTTTTTGAAGAGCTCAAATCCCGTCTGTTTAATGAGGTCGATGCGGGGATCACTCACTGTTTTGGCGGAATAGCGGATACCGGCACCTTAGTGCTTTGGCCTGATAGGGCAGAGCCCAGAACCTTATCGTTAATTCCACCTTGTCATATCGCGTTAATTAAGCGTTCGACTATCGTTAGCAATTTCGCTGGGATGATGATTGATCAAGCGTGGCAGGAGAAGATGCCGACCAATATCGTCTTGGTATCTGGTCCCTCAAAAACTGCCGATATTCAGCAGACGTTAGCCTATGGGGCTCATGGTCCTAGTCAGTTAATTGTTATCTTGATTGAGGACAGGTAA